Proteins from a single region of Oncorhynchus tshawytscha isolate Ot180627B linkage group LG03, Otsh_v2.0, whole genome shotgun sequence:
- the LOC112241578 gene encoding ATP-dependent (S)-NAD(P)H-hydrate dehydratase isoform X6, whose protein sequence is MTAVQGTTVRQISSQSAGGPSSKRPKKRHADLALDSVTKRLLEQSAEQNFYQMEEQRLQAEDHRREAKHARELHMLQVLGQMFSSIATRNPVATATPNTAMPPALNTMESMQPGVPMSASGQMRRGRSSHRRVRSPQPQAEWPSHHSHPQSQAEWPSYHSQPQSNAGLVLERSFSLGTAARRGMDDILPLVKNIVPQLTSKKHKGQDGQIAIIGGCQEYTGAPYFAAISALKVGADVSHVFCAKAAATVIKSYSPELIVHPVLDSPNAVEEIEKWLPRLHCLVVGPGLGRDEMLLKTAKEVIEKSKARDIPIVIDADGLWLVAQQPSVIQGYKKGILTPNYMEFTQLYEAMHHEPLDSSDHQRSAMELSVAMGNLTVVLKGEDDLITDGNKVILCRQEGSGCRCGGQGDLLSGSLGVLAHWAYTSSADMTKSVNPSVVAAFGACSLTRQCNKQAFHKHWRATTTTDMIQEISSAFKKLFES, encoded by the exons ATGACTGCTGTGCAAG GCACTACAGTCAGACAGAtcagcagccagtcagctggtGGGCCATCCTCCAAGCGACCCAAGAAGCGGCACGCCGACCTGGCCCTGGACAGTGTGACGAAGCGCCTCCTGGAGCAAAGTGCTGAGCAGAACTTCTACCAGATGGAGGAGCAGCGTCTGCAGGCCGAGGACCACCGGCGAGAAGCCAAACATGCCCGTGAGCTCCACATGCTCCAGGTGTTGGGACAGATGTTTTCCAGCATCGCCACCAGGAACCCTGTCGCCACAGCTACCCCAAACACAGCAATGCCGCCTGCTCTGAATACCATGGAGTCCATGCAGCCAGGTGTGCCCATGTCCGCCTCTGGCCAAATGAGGCGTGGTCGGTCGAGTCACCGCCGAGTCCGCTCGCCCCAGCCCCAggctgagtggcccagccaccaCAGTCATCCGCAGTCCCAGGCTGAGTGGCCCAGCTACCACAGTCAACCACAGTCCAACGCAGGTTTAG TCCTCGAGCGCTCCTTCTCCCTTGGGACAGCAGCACGCCGAGGAATGGATGATATCCTTCCACTGGTGAAGAATATAGTCCCTCAGCTGACGTCTAAAAAGCACAAAGGCCAAGATGGGCAGATTGCGATTATTGGGGGATGTCAGGA GTATACAGGAGCTCCGTACTTTGCTGCTATCTCTGCATTGAAAGTG GGGGCCGACGTGTCACACGTATTCTGCGCTAAAGCTGCAGCAACAGTGATCAAATCCTACAGTCCGGAGCTCATAGTTCATCCTGTGCT GGACAGCCCCAATGCAGTGGAGGAGATAGAGAAATGGCTCCCCAGACTTCACTGCCTGGTGGTGGGCCCGGGGCTGGGCAGAGACGAAATGCTGCTGAAAACCGCCAAG GAAGTAATTGAGAAGTCCAAAGCAAGAGATATCCCTATAGTTATTGATGCA GACGGGCTGTGGCTGGTTGCTCAGCAACCATCAGTCATCCAAGGGTACAAGAAGGGCATCCTCACTCCCAACTACATGGAATTCACCCAGTTGTATGAGGCTATG cACCATGAGCCTCTGGATAGCAGTGACCATCAGAGGAGTGCCATGGAGCTCAGTGTTGCCATGGGCAACCTGACTGTGGTGCTCAAGGGGGAGGACGACCTTATCACTGACGGCAACAAGG TGATCTTGTGCAGACAGGAGGGCAGCGGGTGTAGGTGTGGGGGACAAGGTGACCTCCTATCTGGCTCTCTGGGAGTGCTGGCACACTGGGCATATACCTCCTCAGCAGACATGACCAAAAG TGTGAACCCGTCAGTGGTGGCAGCGTTCGGGGCCTGTTCTCTGACCAGACAGTGTAACAAACAGGCCTTTCACAAACATTGGCgagccaccaccaccacagacatgATCCAGGAGATCAGCTCCGCCTTCAAAAAACTATTTGAGAGCTGA
- the LOC112241578 gene encoding ATP-dependent (S)-NAD(P)H-hydrate dehydratase isoform X4: protein MLRYSSVWWGPIISFADTNLHCMKVHCLKNNIWLLNVHHPCPGTTVRQISSQSAGGPSSKRPKKRHADLALDSVTKRLLEQSAEQNFYQMEEQRLQAEDHRREAKHARELHMLQVLGQMFSSIATRNPVATATPNTAMPPALNTMESMQPGVPMSASGQMRRGRSSHRRVRSPQPQAEWPSHHSHPQSQAEWPSYHSQPQSNAGLVLERSFSLGTAARRGMDDILPLVKNIVPQLTSKKHKGQDGQIAIIGGCQEYTGAPYFAAISALKVGADVSHVFCAKAAATVIKSYSPELIVHPVLDSPNAVEEIEKWLPRLHCLVVGPGLGRDEMLLKTAKEVIEKSKARDIPIVIDADGLWLVAQQPSVIQGYKKGILTPNYMEFTQLYEAMHHEPLDSSDHQRSAMELSVAMGNLTVVLKGEDDLITDGNKVILCRQEGSGCRCGGQGDLLSGSLGVLAHWAYTSSADMTKSVNPSVVAAFGACSLTRQCNKQAFHKHWRATTTTDMIQEISSAFKKLFES from the exons ATGTTGCGGTACTCGAGTGTATGGTGGGGGCCCATAATCAGTTTTGCAGACACTAATCTCCATTGTATGAAAGTGCATTGTCTGAAAAACAACATCTGGCTGCTGAATGTGCACCATCCATGTCCAG GCACTACAGTCAGACAGAtcagcagccagtcagctggtGGGCCATCCTCCAAGCGACCCAAGAAGCGGCACGCCGACCTGGCCCTGGACAGTGTGACGAAGCGCCTCCTGGAGCAAAGTGCTGAGCAGAACTTCTACCAGATGGAGGAGCAGCGTCTGCAGGCCGAGGACCACCGGCGAGAAGCCAAACATGCCCGTGAGCTCCACATGCTCCAGGTGTTGGGACAGATGTTTTCCAGCATCGCCACCAGGAACCCTGTCGCCACAGCTACCCCAAACACAGCAATGCCGCCTGCTCTGAATACCATGGAGTCCATGCAGCCAGGTGTGCCCATGTCCGCCTCTGGCCAAATGAGGCGTGGTCGGTCGAGTCACCGCCGAGTCCGCTCGCCCCAGCCCCAggctgagtggcccagccaccaCAGTCATCCGCAGTCCCAGGCTGAGTGGCCCAGCTACCACAGTCAACCACAGTCCAACGCAGGTTTAG TCCTCGAGCGCTCCTTCTCCCTTGGGACAGCAGCACGCCGAGGAATGGATGATATCCTTCCACTGGTGAAGAATATAGTCCCTCAGCTGACGTCTAAAAAGCACAAAGGCCAAGATGGGCAGATTGCGATTATTGGGGGATGTCAGGA GTATACAGGAGCTCCGTACTTTGCTGCTATCTCTGCATTGAAAGTG GGGGCCGACGTGTCACACGTATTCTGCGCTAAAGCTGCAGCAACAGTGATCAAATCCTACAGTCCGGAGCTCATAGTTCATCCTGTGCT GGACAGCCCCAATGCAGTGGAGGAGATAGAGAAATGGCTCCCCAGACTTCACTGCCTGGTGGTGGGCCCGGGGCTGGGCAGAGACGAAATGCTGCTGAAAACCGCCAAG GAAGTAATTGAGAAGTCCAAAGCAAGAGATATCCCTATAGTTATTGATGCA GACGGGCTGTGGCTGGTTGCTCAGCAACCATCAGTCATCCAAGGGTACAAGAAGGGCATCCTCACTCCCAACTACATGGAATTCACCCAGTTGTATGAGGCTATG cACCATGAGCCTCTGGATAGCAGTGACCATCAGAGGAGTGCCATGGAGCTCAGTGTTGCCATGGGCAACCTGACTGTGGTGCTCAAGGGGGAGGACGACCTTATCACTGACGGCAACAAGG TGATCTTGTGCAGACAGGAGGGCAGCGGGTGTAGGTGTGGGGGACAAGGTGACCTCCTATCTGGCTCTCTGGGAGTGCTGGCACACTGGGCATATACCTCCTCAGCAGACATGACCAAAAG TGTGAACCCGTCAGTGGTGGCAGCGTTCGGGGCCTGTTCTCTGACCAGACAGTGTAACAAACAGGCCTTTCACAAACATTGGCgagccaccaccaccacagacatgATCCAGGAGATCAGCTCCGCCTTCAAAAAACTATTTGAGAGCTGA
- the LOC112241578 gene encoding ATP-dependent (S)-NAD(P)H-hydrate dehydratase isoform X7 has product MLRYSSVWWGPIISFADTNLHCMKVHCLKNNIWLLNVHHPCPVLERSFSLGTAARRGMDDILPLVKNIVPQLTSKKHKGQDGQIAIIGGCQEYTGAPYFAAISALKVGADVSHVFCAKAAATVIKSYSPELIVHPVLDSPNAVEEIEKWLPRLHCLVVGPGLGRDEMLLKTAKEVIEKSKARDIPIVIDADGLWLVAQQPSVIQGYKKGILTPNYMEFTQLYEAMHHEPLDSSDHQRSAMELSVAMGNLTVVLKGEDDLITDGNKVILCRQEGSGCRCGGQGDLLSGSLGVLAHWAYTSSADMTKSVNPSVVAAFGACSLTRQCNKQAFHKHWRATTTTDMIQEISSAFKKLFES; this is encoded by the exons ATGTTGCGGTACTCGAGTGTATGGTGGGGGCCCATAATCAGTTTTGCAGACACTAATCTCCATTGTATGAAAGTGCATTGTCTGAAAAACAACATCTGGCTGCTGAATGTGCACCATCCATGTCCAG TCCTCGAGCGCTCCTTCTCCCTTGGGACAGCAGCACGCCGAGGAATGGATGATATCCTTCCACTGGTGAAGAATATAGTCCCTCAGCTGACGTCTAAAAAGCACAAAGGCCAAGATGGGCAGATTGCGATTATTGGGGGATGTCAGGA GTATACAGGAGCTCCGTACTTTGCTGCTATCTCTGCATTGAAAGTG GGGGCCGACGTGTCACACGTATTCTGCGCTAAAGCTGCAGCAACAGTGATCAAATCCTACAGTCCGGAGCTCATAGTTCATCCTGTGCT GGACAGCCCCAATGCAGTGGAGGAGATAGAGAAATGGCTCCCCAGACTTCACTGCCTGGTGGTGGGCCCGGGGCTGGGCAGAGACGAAATGCTGCTGAAAACCGCCAAG GAAGTAATTGAGAAGTCCAAAGCAAGAGATATCCCTATAGTTATTGATGCA GACGGGCTGTGGCTGGTTGCTCAGCAACCATCAGTCATCCAAGGGTACAAGAAGGGCATCCTCACTCCCAACTACATGGAATTCACCCAGTTGTATGAGGCTATG cACCATGAGCCTCTGGATAGCAGTGACCATCAGAGGAGTGCCATGGAGCTCAGTGTTGCCATGGGCAACCTGACTGTGGTGCTCAAGGGGGAGGACGACCTTATCACTGACGGCAACAAGG TGATCTTGTGCAGACAGGAGGGCAGCGGGTGTAGGTGTGGGGGACAAGGTGACCTCCTATCTGGCTCTCTGGGAGTGCTGGCACACTGGGCATATACCTCCTCAGCAGACATGACCAAAAG TGTGAACCCGTCAGTGGTGGCAGCGTTCGGGGCCTGTTCTCTGACCAGACAGTGTAACAAACAGGCCTTTCACAAACATTGGCgagccaccaccaccacagacatgATCCAGGAGATCAGCTCCGCCTTCAAAAAACTATTTGAGAGCTGA
- the LOC112241578 gene encoding ATP-dependent (S)-NAD(P)H-hydrate dehydratase isoform X1 gives MLANSTRGFLWSDVETRTLLNIWGERDIQTALGGNFRNSHVYRDVARRLVIMGFERTPEQCRVRIKSLKRQFILAKEGNLRNNGQYHKICKFYDAMETILSCRPQIDPQELLDSGAVGDETEEEVDTDPPQDPYLESTGESSYPETQVKLEYPPTPVTVGNSTTVRQISSQSAGGPSSKRPKKRHADLALDSVTKRLLEQSAEQNFYQMEEQRLQAEDHRREAKHARELHMLQVLGQMFSSIATRNPVATATPNTAMPPALNTMESMQPGVPMSASGQMRRGRSSHRRVRSPQPQAEWPSHHSHPQSQAEWPSYHSQPQSNAGLVLERSFSLGTAARRGMDDILPLVKNIVPQLTSKKHKGQDGQIAIIGGCQEYTGAPYFAAISALKVGADVSHVFCAKAAATVIKSYSPELIVHPVLDSPNAVEEIEKWLPRLHCLVVGPGLGRDEMLLKTAKEVIEKSKARDIPIVIDADGLWLVAQQPSVIQGYKKGILTPNYMEFTQLYEAMHHEPLDSSDHQRSAMELSVAMGNLTVVLKGEDDLITDGNKVILCRQEGSGCRCGGQGDLLSGSLGVLAHWAYTSSADMTKSVNPSVVAAFGACSLTRQCNKQAFHKHWRATTTTDMIQEISSAFKKLFES, from the exons ATGCTCGCCAATTCAACACGGGGCTTTCTCTGGTCGGATGTCGAAACCAGAACCTTGCTGAATATCTGGGGGGAGCGGGACATCCAGACGGCGTTGGGCGGAAACTTCCGAAACAGTCATGTCTACCGCGACGTCGCCAGAAGGTTGGTAATTATGGGGTTCGAAAGAACCCCAGAGCAGTGTAGGGTGCGAATCAAAAGCCTGAAAAGGCAGTTTATCCTGGCCAAGGAGGGCAACCTGAGGAACAACGGACAATACCACAAAATCTGCAAGTTCTACGATGCCATGGAGACGATACTAAGCTGCCGTCCCCAGATTGACCCCCAGGAGTTGTTAGACAGTGGGGCCGTGGGGGATGAGACCGAGGAGGAAGTGGACACAGACCCTCCACAGGACCCATACTTGGAGAGCACAGGGGAAAGCTCCTACCCAGAAACACAAGTGAAGCTCGAATACCCTCCCACCCCTGTGACAGTGGGAAATA GCACTACAGTCAGACAGAtcagcagccagtcagctggtGGGCCATCCTCCAAGCGACCCAAGAAGCGGCACGCCGACCTGGCCCTGGACAGTGTGACGAAGCGCCTCCTGGAGCAAAGTGCTGAGCAGAACTTCTACCAGATGGAGGAGCAGCGTCTGCAGGCCGAGGACCACCGGCGAGAAGCCAAACATGCCCGTGAGCTCCACATGCTCCAGGTGTTGGGACAGATGTTTTCCAGCATCGCCACCAGGAACCCTGTCGCCACAGCTACCCCAAACACAGCAATGCCGCCTGCTCTGAATACCATGGAGTCCATGCAGCCAGGTGTGCCCATGTCCGCCTCTGGCCAAATGAGGCGTGGTCGGTCGAGTCACCGCCGAGTCCGCTCGCCCCAGCCCCAggctgagtggcccagccaccaCAGTCATCCGCAGTCCCAGGCTGAGTGGCCCAGCTACCACAGTCAACCACAGTCCAACGCAGGTTTAG TCCTCGAGCGCTCCTTCTCCCTTGGGACAGCAGCACGCCGAGGAATGGATGATATCCTTCCACTGGTGAAGAATATAGTCCCTCAGCTGACGTCTAAAAAGCACAAAGGCCAAGATGGGCAGATTGCGATTATTGGGGGATGTCAGGA GTATACAGGAGCTCCGTACTTTGCTGCTATCTCTGCATTGAAAGTG GGGGCCGACGTGTCACACGTATTCTGCGCTAAAGCTGCAGCAACAGTGATCAAATCCTACAGTCCGGAGCTCATAGTTCATCCTGTGCT GGACAGCCCCAATGCAGTGGAGGAGATAGAGAAATGGCTCCCCAGACTTCACTGCCTGGTGGTGGGCCCGGGGCTGGGCAGAGACGAAATGCTGCTGAAAACCGCCAAG GAAGTAATTGAGAAGTCCAAAGCAAGAGATATCCCTATAGTTATTGATGCA GACGGGCTGTGGCTGGTTGCTCAGCAACCATCAGTCATCCAAGGGTACAAGAAGGGCATCCTCACTCCCAACTACATGGAATTCACCCAGTTGTATGAGGCTATG cACCATGAGCCTCTGGATAGCAGTGACCATCAGAGGAGTGCCATGGAGCTCAGTGTTGCCATGGGCAACCTGACTGTGGTGCTCAAGGGGGAGGACGACCTTATCACTGACGGCAACAAGG TGATCTTGTGCAGACAGGAGGGCAGCGGGTGTAGGTGTGGGGGACAAGGTGACCTCCTATCTGGCTCTCTGGGAGTGCTGGCACACTGGGCATATACCTCCTCAGCAGACATGACCAAAAG TGTGAACCCGTCAGTGGTGGCAGCGTTCGGGGCCTGTTCTCTGACCAGACAGTGTAACAAACAGGCCTTTCACAAACATTGGCgagccaccaccaccacagacatgATCCAGGAGATCAGCTCCGCCTTCAAAAAACTATTTGAGAGCTGA
- the LOC112241578 gene encoding ATP-dependent (S)-NAD(P)H-hydrate dehydratase isoform X2, with translation MLANSTRGFLWSDVETRTLLNIWGERDIQTALGGNFRNSHVYRDVARRLVIMGFERTPEQCRVRIKSLKRQFILAKEGNLRNNGQYHKICKFYDAMETILSCRPQIDPQELLDSGAVGDETEEEVDTDPPQDPYLESTGESSYPETQVKLEYPPTPVTVGNSTTVRQISSQSAGGPSSKRPKKRHADLALDSVTKRLLEQSAEQNFYQMEEQRLQAEDHRREAKHARELHMLQVLGQMFSSIATRNPVATATPNTAMPPALNTMESMQPGVPMSASGQMRRGRSSHRRVRSPQPQAEWPSHHSHPQSQVLERSFSLGTAARRGMDDILPLVKNIVPQLTSKKHKGQDGQIAIIGGCQEYTGAPYFAAISALKVGADVSHVFCAKAAATVIKSYSPELIVHPVLDSPNAVEEIEKWLPRLHCLVVGPGLGRDEMLLKTAKEVIEKSKARDIPIVIDADGLWLVAQQPSVIQGYKKGILTPNYMEFTQLYEAMHHEPLDSSDHQRSAMELSVAMGNLTVVLKGEDDLITDGNKVILCRQEGSGCRCGGQGDLLSGSLGVLAHWAYTSSADMTKSVNPSVVAAFGACSLTRQCNKQAFHKHWRATTTTDMIQEISSAFKKLFES, from the exons ATGCTCGCCAATTCAACACGGGGCTTTCTCTGGTCGGATGTCGAAACCAGAACCTTGCTGAATATCTGGGGGGAGCGGGACATCCAGACGGCGTTGGGCGGAAACTTCCGAAACAGTCATGTCTACCGCGACGTCGCCAGAAGGTTGGTAATTATGGGGTTCGAAAGAACCCCAGAGCAGTGTAGGGTGCGAATCAAAAGCCTGAAAAGGCAGTTTATCCTGGCCAAGGAGGGCAACCTGAGGAACAACGGACAATACCACAAAATCTGCAAGTTCTACGATGCCATGGAGACGATACTAAGCTGCCGTCCCCAGATTGACCCCCAGGAGTTGTTAGACAGTGGGGCCGTGGGGGATGAGACCGAGGAGGAAGTGGACACAGACCCTCCACAGGACCCATACTTGGAGAGCACAGGGGAAAGCTCCTACCCAGAAACACAAGTGAAGCTCGAATACCCTCCCACCCCTGTGACAGTGGGAAATA GCACTACAGTCAGACAGAtcagcagccagtcagctggtGGGCCATCCTCCAAGCGACCCAAGAAGCGGCACGCCGACCTGGCCCTGGACAGTGTGACGAAGCGCCTCCTGGAGCAAAGTGCTGAGCAGAACTTCTACCAGATGGAGGAGCAGCGTCTGCAGGCCGAGGACCACCGGCGAGAAGCCAAACATGCCCGTGAGCTCCACATGCTCCAGGTGTTGGGACAGATGTTTTCCAGCATCGCCACCAGGAACCCTGTCGCCACAGCTACCCCAAACACAGCAATGCCGCCTGCTCTGAATACCATGGAGTCCATGCAGCCAGGTGTGCCCATGTCCGCCTCTGGCCAAATGAGGCGTGGTCGGTCGAGTCACCGCCGAGTCCGCTCGCCCCAGCCCCAggctgagtggcccagccaccaCAGTCATCCGCAGTCCCAG GTCCTCGAGCGCTCCTTCTCCCTTGGGACAGCAGCACGCCGAGGAATGGATGATATCCTTCCACTGGTGAAGAATATAGTCCCTCAGCTGACGTCTAAAAAGCACAAAGGCCAAGATGGGCAGATTGCGATTATTGGGGGATGTCAGGA GTATACAGGAGCTCCGTACTTTGCTGCTATCTCTGCATTGAAAGTG GGGGCCGACGTGTCACACGTATTCTGCGCTAAAGCTGCAGCAACAGTGATCAAATCCTACAGTCCGGAGCTCATAGTTCATCCTGTGCT GGACAGCCCCAATGCAGTGGAGGAGATAGAGAAATGGCTCCCCAGACTTCACTGCCTGGTGGTGGGCCCGGGGCTGGGCAGAGACGAAATGCTGCTGAAAACCGCCAAG GAAGTAATTGAGAAGTCCAAAGCAAGAGATATCCCTATAGTTATTGATGCA GACGGGCTGTGGCTGGTTGCTCAGCAACCATCAGTCATCCAAGGGTACAAGAAGGGCATCCTCACTCCCAACTACATGGAATTCACCCAGTTGTATGAGGCTATG cACCATGAGCCTCTGGATAGCAGTGACCATCAGAGGAGTGCCATGGAGCTCAGTGTTGCCATGGGCAACCTGACTGTGGTGCTCAAGGGGGAGGACGACCTTATCACTGACGGCAACAAGG TGATCTTGTGCAGACAGGAGGGCAGCGGGTGTAGGTGTGGGGGACAAGGTGACCTCCTATCTGGCTCTCTGGGAGTGCTGGCACACTGGGCATATACCTCCTCAGCAGACATGACCAAAAG TGTGAACCCGTCAGTGGTGGCAGCGTTCGGGGCCTGTTCTCTGACCAGACAGTGTAACAAACAGGCCTTTCACAAACATTGGCgagccaccaccaccacagacatgATCCAGGAGATCAGCTCCGCCTTCAAAAAACTATTTGAGAGCTGA
- the LOC112241578 gene encoding uncharacterized protein LOC112241578 isoform X5 has translation MLANSTRGFLWSDVETRTLLNIWGERDIQTALGGNFRNSHVYRDVARRLVIMGFERTPEQCRVRIKSLKRQFILAKEGNLRNNGQYHKICKFYDAMETILSCRPQIDPQELLDSGAVGDETEEEVDTDPPQDPYLESTGESSYPETQVKLEYPPTPVTVGNSTTVRQISSQSAGGPSSKRPKKRHADLALDSVTKRLLEQSAEQNFYQMEEQRLQAEDHRREAKHARELHMLQVLGQMFSSIATRNPVATATPNTAMPPALNTMESMQPGVPMSASGQMRRGRSSHRRVRSPQPQAEWPSHHSHPQSQAEWPSYHSQPQSNAGLVLERSFSLGTAARRGMDDILPLVKNIVPQLTSKKHKGQDGQIAIIGGCQEYTGAPYFAAISALKVGADVSHVFCAKAAATVIKSYSPELIVHPVLDSPNAVEEIEKWLPRLHCLVVGPGLGRDEMLLKTAKEVIEKSKARDIPIVIDADGLWLVAQQPSVIQGYKKGILTPNYMEFTQLYEAMVTP, from the exons ATGCTCGCCAATTCAACACGGGGCTTTCTCTGGTCGGATGTCGAAACCAGAACCTTGCTGAATATCTGGGGGGAGCGGGACATCCAGACGGCGTTGGGCGGAAACTTCCGAAACAGTCATGTCTACCGCGACGTCGCCAGAAGGTTGGTAATTATGGGGTTCGAAAGAACCCCAGAGCAGTGTAGGGTGCGAATCAAAAGCCTGAAAAGGCAGTTTATCCTGGCCAAGGAGGGCAACCTGAGGAACAACGGACAATACCACAAAATCTGCAAGTTCTACGATGCCATGGAGACGATACTAAGCTGCCGTCCCCAGATTGACCCCCAGGAGTTGTTAGACAGTGGGGCCGTGGGGGATGAGACCGAGGAGGAAGTGGACACAGACCCTCCACAGGACCCATACTTGGAGAGCACAGGGGAAAGCTCCTACCCAGAAACACAAGTGAAGCTCGAATACCCTCCCACCCCTGTGACAGTGGGAAATA GCACTACAGTCAGACAGAtcagcagccagtcagctggtGGGCCATCCTCCAAGCGACCCAAGAAGCGGCACGCCGACCTGGCCCTGGACAGTGTGACGAAGCGCCTCCTGGAGCAAAGTGCTGAGCAGAACTTCTACCAGATGGAGGAGCAGCGTCTGCAGGCCGAGGACCACCGGCGAGAAGCCAAACATGCCCGTGAGCTCCACATGCTCCAGGTGTTGGGACAGATGTTTTCCAGCATCGCCACCAGGAACCCTGTCGCCACAGCTACCCCAAACACAGCAATGCCGCCTGCTCTGAATACCATGGAGTCCATGCAGCCAGGTGTGCCCATGTCCGCCTCTGGCCAAATGAGGCGTGGTCGGTCGAGTCACCGCCGAGTCCGCTCGCCCCAGCCCCAggctgagtggcccagccaccaCAGTCATCCGCAGTCCCAGGCTGAGTGGCCCAGCTACCACAGTCAACCACAGTCCAACGCAGGTTTAG TCCTCGAGCGCTCCTTCTCCCTTGGGACAGCAGCACGCCGAGGAATGGATGATATCCTTCCACTGGTGAAGAATATAGTCCCTCAGCTGACGTCTAAAAAGCACAAAGGCCAAGATGGGCAGATTGCGATTATTGGGGGATGTCAGGA GTATACAGGAGCTCCGTACTTTGCTGCTATCTCTGCATTGAAAGTG GGGGCCGACGTGTCACACGTATTCTGCGCTAAAGCTGCAGCAACAGTGATCAAATCCTACAGTCCGGAGCTCATAGTTCATCCTGTGCT GGACAGCCCCAATGCAGTGGAGGAGATAGAGAAATGGCTCCCCAGACTTCACTGCCTGGTGGTGGGCCCGGGGCTGGGCAGAGACGAAATGCTGCTGAAAACCGCCAAG GAAGTAATTGAGAAGTCCAAAGCAAGAGATATCCCTATAGTTATTGATGCA GACGGGCTGTGGCTGGTTGCTCAGCAACCATCAGTCATCCAAGGGTACAAGAAGGGCATCCTCACTCCCAACTACATGGAATTCACCCAGTTGTATGAGGCTATGGTGA cACCATGA